From Rutidosis leptorrhynchoides isolate AG116_Rl617_1_P2 chromosome 3, CSIRO_AGI_Rlap_v1, whole genome shotgun sequence, a single genomic window includes:
- the LOC139898659 gene encoding non-specific lipid transfer protein GPI-anchored 12-like: protein MVRSNTTTMAVAMLVGMFFVGLPCMEAQSSSTAPVMSPGVPMAMAPTTDCMTAIANVSDCLTFVQNGSTLAAPDKKCCPEFAGLLESNPICLCQLVGQADSFGVDIGRALMLPDACKLEIPSLDSCPASPTPAPTPSGDTPGSTTAGPIPDGGTSMSPTASGNGSSGASSTIIHDLSTFICLAVAIFIAYYF, encoded by the exons ATGGTTAGATCAAACACCACCactatggcggttgccatgttggtGGGCATGTTTTTTGTTGGGCTTCCATGTATGGAAGCCCAATCGTCATCAACAGCGCCGGTGATGTCACCAGGGGTGCCAATGGCAATGGCACCAACAACTGATTGTATGACGGCGATCGCAAATGTTTCGGATTGTTTGACTTTTGTTCAAAATGGAAGTACTCTGGCTGCTCCGGACAAAAAATGTTGTCCGGAGTTTGCAGGGTTACTCGAAAGCAACCCAATCTGTTTGTGCCAACTTGTTGGACAAGCTGATAGTTTTGGAGTAGATATTGGTAGGGCACTCATGCTTCCTGATGCTTGTAAACTTGAAATTCCTTCTCTTGATTCTTGCCCAG CATCTCCAACACCCGCTCCAACACCTAGCGGAGACACACCTGGATCGACCACAG CTGGTCCAATTCCTGATGGTGGAACATCAATGAGCCCTACTGCCTCTGGAAATGGTAGCAGTGGAGCTTCAAGCACAATAATTCATGATCTTTCGACGTTCATTTGCTTAGCGGTTGCTATCTTCATCGCATACTATTTTTAA